A stretch of the Mycobacteriales bacterium genome encodes the following:
- a CDS encoding potassium-transporting ATPase subunit F translates to MTADNLVGLVLAAVVAVFLLVALLFPERF, encoded by the coding sequence GTGACCGCCGACAACCTGGTCGGCCTCGTGCTGGCTGCCGTGGTCGCAGTGTTCCTGCTGGTGGCCCTGCTCTTCCCGGAGCGTTTCTGA